One Peromyscus leucopus breed LL Stock chromosome 2, UCI_PerLeu_2.1, whole genome shotgun sequence DNA window includes the following coding sequences:
- the Mrps15 gene encoding 28S ribosomal protein S15, mitochondrial isoform X1, translated as MLRAAWRSLGSVRAHAVAQAPVSALRGGGSASLALARCGLQPPSLLQAVRAYAIQKPVQPNQDDEPPPSTFIKEYKDIIPRMEKVDDVVKRILSLEMANKKERLKIKQEQWMNKISENPEDSRTLEARVVALTVKIRSYEEHMQKHRKDKAHKRHLLMSIDQRKKMLKLLRQTNYDVFEKACRELGVEYTLPPLHFQKVHRRILAKKALCTRVFQEVQKRKKQRRALKAAAVAAKKQNSQGVPEKPSQTLQEVTKEN; from the exons ATGCTGCGGGCGGCGTGGCGCTCGCTAGGCTCCGTTCGTGCTCATGCAGTGGCACAGGCTCCAGTGTCTGCGCTGCGGGGCGGAGGAAGCGCCAGTCTGGCCTTAGCACGCTGCGGCCTGCAGCCTCCGA GTCTCCTGCAGGCCGTCCGCGCATACGCCATCCAGAAACCAG TCCAGCCCAACCAAGATGATGAGCCACCCCCTTCCACATTCATCAAAGAATACAAGGACATCATCCCCAGAATGGAGAA GGTTGATGATGTTGTGAAAAGAATCTTGTCTTTAGAAATGGCCAACAAG AAAGAGAGGTTGAAAATCAAACAAGAACAATGGATGAACAAGATTTCAGAAAACCCTGAGGATTCCAGAACCTTGGAGGCTCGAG TTGTTGCCTTGACTGTCAAGATCCGCAGTTATGAAGAACATATGCAGAAACATCGAAAG GACAAAGCCCACAAACGCCATCTGCTGATGAGCATCGACCAAAGGAAAAAGATGCTCAAACTCCTCCGGCAGACCAACTATGATGTCTTCGAGAAGGCGTGCAGAGAGCTGGGGGTGGAATATACCTTACCCCCTCTGCACTTCCAGAAGGTCCACCGCCGCATCCTTGCCAAGAAGGCCCTGTGCACTCGG GTTTTCCAGGAGGTGCAGAAGCGGAAGAAGCAAAGAAGGGCCTTAAAAGCTGCTGCAGTGgctgccaaaaaacaaaacagccagggGGTGCCGGAGAAGCCTTCCCAAACCCTACAAGAGGTGACCAAAGAAAACTAA
- the Mrps15 gene encoding 28S ribosomal protein S15, mitochondrial isoform X2, whose protein sequence is MLRAAWRSLGSVRAHAVAQAPVSALRGGGSASLALARCGLQPPIQPNQDDEPPPSTFIKEYKDIIPRMEKVDDVVKRILSLEMANKKERLKIKQEQWMNKISENPEDSRTLEARVVALTVKIRSYEEHMQKHRKDKAHKRHLLMSIDQRKKMLKLLRQTNYDVFEKACRELGVEYTLPPLHFQKVHRRILAKKALCTRVFQEVQKRKKQRRALKAAAVAAKKQNSQGVPEKPSQTLQEVTKEN, encoded by the exons ATGCTGCGGGCGGCGTGGCGCTCGCTAGGCTCCGTTCGTGCTCATGCAGTGGCACAGGCTCCAGTGTCTGCGCTGCGGGGCGGAGGAAGCGCCAGTCTGGCCTTAGCACGCTGCGGCCTGCAGCCTCCGA TCCAGCCCAACCAAGATGATGAGCCACCCCCTTCCACATTCATCAAAGAATACAAGGACATCATCCCCAGAATGGAGAA GGTTGATGATGTTGTGAAAAGAATCTTGTCTTTAGAAATGGCCAACAAG AAAGAGAGGTTGAAAATCAAACAAGAACAATGGATGAACAAGATTTCAGAAAACCCTGAGGATTCCAGAACCTTGGAGGCTCGAG TTGTTGCCTTGACTGTCAAGATCCGCAGTTATGAAGAACATATGCAGAAACATCGAAAG GACAAAGCCCACAAACGCCATCTGCTGATGAGCATCGACCAAAGGAAAAAGATGCTCAAACTCCTCCGGCAGACCAACTATGATGTCTTCGAGAAGGCGTGCAGAGAGCTGGGGGTGGAATATACCTTACCCCCTCTGCACTTCCAGAAGGTCCACCGCCGCATCCTTGCCAAGAAGGCCCTGTGCACTCGG GTTTTCCAGGAGGTGCAGAAGCGGAAGAAGCAAAGAAGGGCCTTAAAAGCTGCTGCAGTGgctgccaaaaaacaaaacagccagggGGTGCCGGAGAAGCCTTCCCAAACCCTACAAGAGGTGACCAAAGAAAACTAA